In Oryzias melastigma strain HK-1 linkage group LG18, ASM292280v2, whole genome shotgun sequence, one DNA window encodes the following:
- the LOC112155896 gene encoding uncharacterized protein LOC112155896 has product MTSESGQLPSRTGAVVLPTSSRTVQHPSFMPLSARHHGGAALYPILPEEVFFIDPSMHCRERIPNLLTRMRAFDFSRLNTPQPIMSSCPAPPNHPDPFRSGPHPTRDLGSLTWTGCGPDTHLQPPRAIIQLSQEEDQAVTNLLKLHHQEATGSNYTQQTGDFTNVFNSAAPMSPTALLNHQRSKVRRSKELTDLEGNAVHVLLSLGDLQ; this is encoded by the exons ATGACTAGCGAAAGTGGACAGCTTCCATCG AGAACCGGAGCGGTCGTGCTGCCCACGTCCAGCAGAACCGTTCAGCACCCCTCCTTCATGCCGCTGTCCGCGCGCCACCATGGAGGAGCTGCAC tcTATCCCATCCTTCCCGAGGAAGTCTTCTTTATtgatcccagcatgcactgcagGGAGAGGATCCCCAACTTACTGACCCGGATGAGG gctTTTGATTTCTCCAGGCTCAACACCCCACAGCCCATCATGTCGTCCTGCCCGGCACCACCGAACCACCCGGATCCGTTCAGATCTGGACCCCATCCGACCAGAGACCTGGGCAGCCTCACCTGGACGGGGTGTGGTCCGGACACCCACCTGCAGCCTCCTCGGGCGATCATCCAGCTTTCACAAGAGGAGGACCAAGCCGTTACTAACCTGTTGAAACTGCACCACCAAGAGGCCACGGGAAGCAACTACACCCAGCAAACGGGAGactttacaaatgttttcaacTCTGCAGCACCCATGAGCCCCACAGCTCTGCTGAACCaccagaggtcaaaggtcaggagGTCCAAGGAACTGACTGATTTGGAAGGGAACGCCGTGCACGTGCTTCTCAGCCTCGGAGATCTTCAGTAA